One genomic window of Halogeometricum sp. S3BR5-2 includes the following:
- a CDS encoding ferredoxin: MSDSEDAENADGPLRPSDVGDEANAPPIDEKPYKIIFEANKCFGAGRCAEVADNWEMDMASGLARPKSYFIGEEELDENVRAAEVCPAKKDRGVIHVIDRRKDEEIAPDPNGDGSLSVDW; encoded by the coding sequence ATGAGCGACTCCGAAGACGCGGAGAACGCCGACGGGCCACTCCGCCCGAGCGACGTGGGCGACGAGGCGAACGCGCCGCCGATAGACGAGAAGCCCTACAAGATAATCTTCGAGGCGAACAAGTGCTTCGGGGCGGGCCGGTGCGCCGAAGTCGCCGACAACTGGGAGATGGACATGGCGTCGGGGCTCGCCCGGCCGAAGTCGTACTTCATCGGCGAAGAGGAGTTAGACGAGAACGTCCGCGCCGCCGAGGTGTGCCCGGCGAAGAAGGACCGCGGCGTCATCCACGTCATCGACCGGCGGAAGGACGAGGAGATTGCCCCGGACCCGAACGGCGACGGGTCGCTGAGCGTCGACTGGTAG
- a CDS encoding peptidylprolyl isomerase: MSNPTATLHTTRGDIVVELFEERAPRTVENFIGLATGEKEWKDPETGEERTDSLYEGTVFHRVISDFMIQGGDPEGTGRGGPGYQFDDEFHDELRHDSAGKLSMANSGPNTNGSQFFITLDAQPHLDDRHAVFGEVVEGMDVVEEIGSLPTDRNDKPMKDVEIESVDVDR, from the coding sequence ATGAGCAACCCGACTGCGACGCTCCACACGACCCGAGGCGACATCGTCGTCGAACTGTTCGAAGAGCGCGCGCCGCGGACGGTGGAGAACTTCATCGGCCTCGCGACGGGCGAGAAGGAGTGGAAAGACCCCGAGACCGGCGAGGAGCGGACGGACTCGCTGTACGAGGGCACCGTCTTCCACCGCGTCATCAGCGACTTCATGATTCAGGGCGGGGACCCCGAGGGGACCGGCCGCGGCGGCCCCGGCTACCAGTTCGACGACGAGTTCCACGACGAACTGCGCCACGACAGCGCGGGCAAGCTGTCGATGGCCAACAGCGGTCCGAACACGAACGGCTCGCAGTTCTTCATCACCCTCGACGCCCAACCGCACCTCGACGACCGCCACGCCGTCTTCGGCGAGGTCGTCGAGGGGATGGACGTGGTCGAGGAAATCGGGTCGCTCCCGACGGACCGCAACGACAAGCCGATGAAGGACGTCGAAATCGAGTCCGTCGACGTCGACCGATAA
- a CDS encoding DUF4177 domain-containing protein, giving the protein MSEETTRWEYHTLRPPRGSARAEASDPVEELNELGDDGWELVCGVDYVEGGTKYLVLKRPKPADDAERHD; this is encoded by the coding sequence ATGTCCGAAGAGACGACGCGCTGGGAGTACCACACGCTCCGCCCGCCCCGCGGGTCGGCGAGAGCGGAAGCGTCCGACCCCGTCGAGGAGTTGAACGAACTCGGCGACGACGGCTGGGAACTGGTCTGCGGCGTCGACTACGTGGAGGGGGGAACGAAGTACCTCGTCCTCAAACGGCCGAAACCGGCCGACGACGCGGAGCGTCATGACTGA